From the Acidimicrobiales bacterium genome, the window ACAGCACGTTGAGCGAGCGCGTCGCGCCGCATCCGGGGCAGTCCAGGCCGGTCATCATCTTGAACGGGCAGAAAGGCGGGTTGCCCTCGGTGGCGGGCGGGTCCAGCAAGCGCACGAGGGCGCAGGCGCCGATGGCGGCCGCGCCGACCACCGCCGGGGCGACCCACGGCGGCCGCGGGCGGCGGGCCGGCGCCGCGCTCGGCGCGTCGGCGGCCTCGTCCGTCGCTGCCGGCACCACGTCCACGGCGCCATGGTAGGTCGTGACGGTCAGCGTGC encodes:
- a CDS encoding DUF2752 domain-containing protein, with the protein product MDVVPAATDEAADAPSAAPARRPRPPWVAPAVVGAAAIGACALVRLLDPPATEGNPPFCPFKMMTGLDCPGCGATRSLNVLLQGDVVAAADHNLLFVLALPVVIVAFGVWTARRLGVRAPSLPGPRAWLPVTVVAIALFWALRLLPWDPFTWLASGLT